In Acidimicrobiales bacterium, one DNA window encodes the following:
- a CDS encoding ATP-dependent 6-phosphofructokinase, whose amino-acid sequence MTGGGDCPGLNAVIRAVTKTAKVTYGDEIVGFLEGWQGVIDRTFIDLTNHDTSGLIGMGGTILGTSRSNPGLFDGGLAKAKESLDEMGLHALVVIGGDGTLRAAHELQHLGGNVIGVPKTIDNDIAGTEYTFGFNTAVQIATDLIDRLRTTAESHNRVMVVEVMGRHVGHVATHAGIAGGAEVILVPEQPFDIDEVCERLRRRHSHGKFSSIVVVAEGAMPREGTFDVAEPEVDMWGNPKLGGIGDMVGRAIEQRTGFESRVTVLGHVQRGGTPTAYDRVLCTRYGVAAVEAIHDRDFGKMVSLSADSIIRVPLDDVVDHEKPVSQRLYDVASKFFA is encoded by the coding sequence ATGACAGGCGGAGGCGACTGTCCAGGCCTGAACGCCGTGATACGTGCGGTCACCAAAACGGCCAAGGTCACATACGGCGACGAGATCGTCGGGTTTCTCGAGGGCTGGCAGGGCGTCATCGACCGGACGTTCATCGACCTCACCAATCACGACACCTCGGGCCTGATCGGCATGGGTGGGACGATCCTGGGGACTTCGCGCTCGAACCCCGGGCTGTTCGACGGCGGCCTGGCCAAGGCCAAGGAGAGCCTCGACGAGATGGGCCTGCACGCCCTGGTAGTCATCGGAGGCGACGGCACCCTGCGCGCAGCTCACGAGCTGCAGCACCTGGGAGGCAACGTCATCGGCGTGCCGAAGACGATCGACAACGACATCGCGGGCACCGAGTACACGTTCGGTTTCAACACCGCGGTTCAGATCGCCACAGACCTCATCGACCGCCTGCGCACCACGGCCGAGTCTCACAACAGGGTGATGGTCGTCGAGGTCATGGGCCGCCACGTAGGCCACGTGGCCACCCACGCCGGTATCGCCGGCGGCGCCGAGGTGATCTTGGTGCCCGAGCAGCCCTTCGACATCGACGAGGTGTGCGAGCGCCTCAGGCGCCGGCACTCGCATGGCAAGTTCAGCTCGATCGTGGTGGTGGCCGAAGGCGCAATGCCCAGGGAGGGCACGTTCGACGTCGCCGAACCCGAGGTCGACATGTGGGGCAACCCCAAGCTGGGAGGCATCGGCGACATGGTGGGGCGCGCGATCGAGCAACGGACCGGTTTCGAGTCACGGGTCACCGTCCTGGGACATGTGCAGCGCGGCGGAACCCCCACCGCCTACGACAGGGTTCTGTGCACCCGATATGGCGTTGCTGCGGTAGAGGCCATCCACGATCGAGACTTCGGCAAGATGGTCTCGTTGTCGGCCGATTCGATCATCCGGGTACCACTCGACGACGTCGTCGATCACGAGAAGCCGGTGTCGCAACGCCTCTACGATGTCGCCTCGAAATTCTTTGCCTAG
- a CDS encoding potassium transporter TrkG encodes MLMRSGRIDSAPILTMGVVLALGGFAVLPAALLDVVTDGGHELSLAAAALLLIAFGAPLVWLFRLPSRMSTQGLFSSLVAGALAMMVAGAVVHLATGAVDTVVDAFSEGAAGVSTTSASVIVDPSQLSRGEQLFRAMLQWGSGVMSLAAIVKVFPRLGIGGLEAGGGVATRAAARLSPTTGGNVRRLTALYALFTGLVAAAYAFAGMGTLDSVMHGLTVASTGGWSTRAGSIGAFDSAGIEWVSVAAMFVAGISLPFGFKVLRTGRLDLLLTAWEFRAYSLISLGSTLGLVAWSGDWSTYGVRQGALAATSAISTTGLWSANPNTFNDPGVVLLITLVAVGGMSASLTGGIRISRILVVFGVMRREITRQLHDNSVKMVRVGRSTVGDAVVGRIIGEIALNALVASIGYLALAMFGDDVFSAIGAAVSLLATAGPAYGSPDPSTTLTAINDGGHWVAIALMMLGRISILPVLGVLAVASKPIRRLARRSRFTLVRAGGDR; translated from the coding sequence ATGTTGATGCGGTCCGGCCGCATCGATTCGGCTCCGATTCTCACCATGGGGGTGGTGCTGGCGCTCGGCGGCTTCGCCGTCTTGCCGGCCGCGCTGCTCGACGTCGTCACCGATGGCGGACACGAGCTGAGCCTGGCCGCTGCGGCACTGCTGCTGATTGCCTTCGGGGCACCTCTGGTGTGGCTGTTTCGACTGCCGTCGCGCATGTCGACTCAGGGGTTGTTCTCGTCTCTGGTGGCCGGCGCTCTTGCGATGATGGTTGCGGGCGCGGTGGTGCACCTGGCCACGGGCGCGGTCGACACCGTGGTGGATGCGTTCAGCGAGGGCGCGGCGGGCGTCAGCACCACGTCGGCCAGCGTCATCGTCGACCCATCGCAGTTGTCGCGCGGCGAGCAACTGTTTCGCGCCATGCTGCAGTGGGGCTCGGGTGTCATGAGCCTGGCTGCCATCGTGAAGGTGTTTCCTCGTCTGGGCATCGGCGGTCTCGAGGCTGGGGGAGGGGTTGCCACCAGGGCCGCGGCTCGCCTGTCGCCCACGACGGGGGGAAACGTCAGGCGCCTGACAGCGTTGTATGCCCTGTTCACCGGATTGGTCGCGGCGGCATACGCGTTCGCCGGAATGGGCACCCTCGACTCGGTGATGCACGGTCTCACCGTCGCCTCTACCGGCGGCTGGAGCACCCGGGCCGGATCGATCGGGGCCTTCGATTCGGCCGGCATCGAATGGGTGAGCGTTGCTGCGATGTTCGTGGCCGGCATAAGCCTGCCCTTCGGCTTCAAGGTGCTGCGCACCGGCCGTCTCGACCTGCTGCTGACAGCGTGGGAGTTCAGGGCCTATTCGCTCATCTCGCTGGGCTCGACGCTGGGTCTGGTGGCCTGGAGCGGCGACTGGAGCACCTACGGCGTGCGTCAGGGTGCTCTGGCCGCCACCTCGGCCATCTCGACGACGGGCCTGTGGTCAGCGAACCCCAACACCTTCAACGACCCGGGTGTGGTGTTGCTGATAACTCTCGTGGCAGTGGGCGGCATGTCGGCCTCGCTCACCGGCGGCATCCGGATTTCGCGCATCCTCGTCGTGTTCGGGGTGATGCGCCGCGAGATAACCCGTCAGCTGCACGACAACTCGGTGAAGATGGTGCGCGTCGGCCGATCCACCGTGGGCGATGCCGTGGTGGGGCGCATCATCGGCGAGATCGCACTCAACGCCCTGGTGGCCTCGATCGGCTATCTGGCATTGGCGATGTTCGGCGACGACGTCTTTTCGGCCATCGGCGCCGCCGTCTCGCTGCTGGCCACCGCCGGTCCGGCCTATGGCAGTCCCGACCCCTCGACCACCCTCACGGCCATCAACGACGGCGGTCACTGGGTGGCGATCGCCCTGATGATGTTGGGCCGCATCTCGATCCTGCCCGTGTTGGGGGTTCTGGCGGTGGCATCTAAGCCGATTCGCCGCTTGGCCCGGCGCAGCCGGTTCACCCTCGTTCGAGCGGGTGGCGATCGATGA
- the glpK gene encoding glycerol kinase GlpK — protein sequence MAVVIAIDAGTTGVRSFAIDETGTPVGIAYREFPQYFPQPGWVEHDANEIWAAVQATLAELVAGLDQPVAAIGITDQRETVVAWDRKTAEPRHKAIVWQDRRTAARCDELAEAGHLDLVRRTTGLVLDPYFTGTKAQWLLGPGGVQVDADLALGTIDAWVIYKLTGGQAFVTDTSNASRTLLFDITTLQWSAEMCELLGVPMSALPEVRPSSGRYGLTSHDCPAGAGIPVSGVAGDQQAALFGQACLEPGMTKNTYGTGSFVLMNVGPQCPEPVEGLLTTVGWTLADGSTTYALEGSVFITGAAIQWLRDGLGIIGAAPEIGPLAASVPDTGGVYFVPAMAGLGSPWWDPYARGTIVGITRGTGRAEIARAVVESMAYQTRDVVDAMTAAAGYPVAALRVDGGASVMDLLLQFQADQLGVPVSRPKITETTALGAAFLAGLAEGVWTSTDDVSAAWQLDVEATPEADRTTADALHSKWLEAVERSRGWA from the coding sequence GTGGCTGTTGTCATCGCTATCGACGCGGGAACCACTGGGGTCAGGTCGTTCGCCATCGACGAAACCGGCACGCCGGTAGGCATCGCGTACCGAGAGTTCCCCCAATACTTCCCCCAACCGGGTTGGGTCGAACACGACGCAAACGAGATCTGGGCTGCTGTGCAGGCCACGCTCGCCGAACTGGTCGCCGGCCTCGATCAACCGGTCGCGGCGATCGGCATCACCGACCAGCGTGAAACGGTGGTCGCATGGGACCGCAAGACGGCCGAACCCCGCCACAAGGCCATCGTGTGGCAGGACCGTCGAACGGCGGCCCGCTGCGATGAGTTGGCAGAGGCCGGCCATCTCGACCTGGTGCGGCGCACCACCGGCCTGGTTCTCGACCCCTATTTCACGGGCACCAAGGCCCAGTGGTTACTCGGACCCGGCGGCGTCCAGGTCGATGCCGACCTGGCGTTGGGCACCATCGACGCTTGGGTCATCTACAAGCTGACCGGCGGTCAGGCCTTCGTCACCGACACATCCAACGCCAGCCGCACGCTGCTGTTCGACATCACCACCCTGCAGTGGAGTGCCGAGATGTGCGAGCTGCTGGGCGTGCCGATGTCGGCCCTGCCAGAGGTTCGTCCGTCTTCGGGCCGTTACGGGCTGACCTCGCACGATTGCCCTGCGGGTGCGGGCATCCCTGTGTCTGGCGTGGCTGGCGACCAGCAGGCGGCGCTGTTCGGGCAGGCGTGCCTCGAGCCCGGCATGACAAAGAACACCTACGGCACCGGTTCGTTCGTGCTGATGAACGTCGGGCCACAGTGCCCAGAGCCGGTCGAGGGGTTGCTGACCACCGTCGGCTGGACCCTCGCCGACGGGTCGACCACCTACGCGCTCGAGGGGTCGGTGTTCATCACCGGGGCCGCCATCCAGTGGCTGAGAGACGGCCTGGGGATCATCGGTGCTGCGCCCGAGATCGGCCCTCTGGCCGCTTCTGTCCCCGATACGGGCGGTGTCTATTTCGTGCCTGCCATGGCCGGCCTGGGCTCGCCGTGGTGGGATCCCTACGCCAGGGGCACCATCGTCGGCATAACCAGAGGCACCGGTCGCGCCGAGATCGCCCGCGCGGTGGTCGAGTCGATGGCCTATCAGACCCGCGATGTGGTCGACGCCATGACGGCTGCGGCCGGCTACCCGGTAGCCGCCTTGCGGGTCGACGGCGGGGCCTCGGTTATGGACCTTCTGTTGCAGTTCCAGGCCGACCAGTTGGGCGTGCCCGTGTCGCGGCCCAAGATCACGGAGACCACCGCTTTGGGCGCCGCGTTCCTGGCCGGCCTGGCCGAGGGCGTCTGGACCTCGACCGACGACGTGTCGGCTGCCTGGCAACTCGACGTCGAGGCAACCCCAGAAGCCGACCGCACCACCGCCGACGCCCTGCACTCAAAGTGGCTCGAGGCGGTCGAGCGCAGTCGCGGCTGGGCCTGA
- a CDS encoding acyltransferase, translated as MTESLRTTAPSAASLAAEARPDRNRAVDAYRAVAMLAVAIGHWCAVAISVGPDGSIEAGNALEYAPSMSWITWLFQVMPLFFVVGGFASAMSLDAHSSSEDASPQRWIAGRMRRMLAPTVALATTWLVALAASAVAGSAGLVGLAATAAAIPLWFLANYTIDTALAPYVLPRFRAHPVALPAILLAVFGAVEVARYSGVPVVPQINWVLGWLLFQVLGFAWRDGLLPSGRSMVALAASAWAVTIALVSVGPWPVAMVHFPGLAFSPTHPPSIALLTFGLAYSATAIAAAPAVTRFLAGDGLGRTAWVATVAGNAVAMSVYLWHMTAAIVAGAIAWPLGLLPTAEVGTGAWWIQKLPLMAMAALILIVVVAFVSRIERQSLLARPSGWDRGPWATFGFAAITSAALKAWASGHAGVVFVATATLVLLWHMVFAPQNTKPRRLPLSR; from the coding sequence ATGACCGAATCCCTTCGAACAACCGCCCCCTCGGCCGCCTCGCTGGCAGCCGAGGCCCGCCCCGACCGAAACCGCGCCGTCGACGCCTACAGAGCCGTCGCCATGCTGGCCGTTGCCATCGGGCACTGGTGCGCTGTCGCCATCAGCGTGGGGCCAGACGGCTCCATCGAAGCCGGAAACGCCCTCGAATACGCCCCGTCGATGTCGTGGATCACATGGTTGTTCCAGGTGATGCCACTGTTCTTCGTGGTCGGTGGGTTTGCGTCGGCGATGTCGCTCGACGCCCACAGCAGCTCCGAAGACGCCAGCCCCCAGCGATGGATAGCCGGCCGAATGCGCCGCATGCTCGCCCCAACCGTTGCACTGGCCACAACGTGGCTGGTGGCTCTGGCAGCGAGCGCCGTCGCGGGATCGGCCGGCCTTGTCGGCCTGGCTGCCACCGCCGCGGCGATACCGCTGTGGTTCCTGGCCAACTACACGATCGACACGGCCCTGGCGCCCTACGTGCTTCCGCGCTTTAGAGCGCACCCGGTGGCGCTTCCGGCGATTCTGCTAGCCGTGTTCGGTGCCGTCGAGGTGGCCCGATACTCGGGCGTACCCGTGGTGCCCCAGATCAACTGGGTTCTGGGATGGCTGTTGTTCCAGGTGCTCGGGTTTGCCTGGCGAGACGGGCTGCTGCCATCGGGCCGTTCGATGGTGGCGCTCGCCGCGAGTGCCTGGGCGGTGACGATCGCCCTGGTGTCGGTCGGCCCGTGGCCGGTGGCGATGGTGCACTTCCCCGGACTTGCATTCTCACCGACACATCCCCCTTCGATCGCTCTGCTGACCTTTGGCCTGGCCTACAGCGCCACCGCCATCGCAGCCGCACCCGCTGTCACCCGGTTCCTCGCAGGCGATGGCCTGGGTCGCACAGCATGGGTCGCCACCGTCGCCGGCAACGCCGTCGCCATGTCGGTCTACCTGTGGCACATGACCGCAGCGATCGTCGCCGGCGCCATCGCATGGCCGCTCGGCTTGCTGCCAACCGCCGAGGTGGGCACCGGTGCCTGGTGGATTCAGAAGCTTCCCCTCATGGCTATGGCCGCGCTGATCCTCATCGTGGTGGTGGCATTCGTGTCACGCATCGAACGCCAATCGCTTCTGGCCCGGCCGTCGGGCTGGGACCGGGGACCGTGGGCAACCTTCGGATTCGCCGCCATCACCTCGGCGGCCCTGAAGGCCTGGGCTTCGGGTCACGCAGGTGTGGTGTTCGTAGCCACCGCGACATTGGTTCTGCTGTGGCACATGGTGTTTGCTCCCCAGAACACAAAGCCCCGCCGTCTACCTTTGAGCCGGTGA
- a CDS encoding TrkH family potassium uptake protein, with the protein MTSSRTRVDEPFGAGLGSARPRYTSAPLHVTGIALMIVAVGMFVSAVVGLVDGGADRWTDVWSMAGSALVSAGVGATMWFFTALPRQQLPAVAFTTVSLSWIGVSVVGALPFLFAGTFDWAYADDALFESMSGFTCTGSTLIGDLSQVPKGVRFFRQMTQWFGGMGLIVLAVAILPALKVGGLELIAAEAPGPTPDRLTPQVRETAKRLWMLYGSVTVVIALALMLTGMDLYDAVSHAFTTASTGGFSPYSASAGHFDSALVEIVLIVGMVYCGGNFALHWQALKGDWSVYHRVSEFRVYLGMTIVLIPVVAALNVELDVDHARRALDAAFNVTTVITSTGFGTADFTLWGPASQVLLLLLMIPAGMTGSTSGGIKTLRLQILVKYALREIGRARHPRAISPLRLGPVPVREEVVNRTMGFVLLYLMATLVGGALVTAFGTDPVTGFSAAISAAGNIGPALGEAGPASTFAVIPRLARPVLMFLMLFGRLEVFPMIIAGAMLLRPLRRSTRLRFPRP; encoded by the coding sequence TTGACTTCGTCGCGAACACGCGTCGACGAGCCCTTCGGGGCCGGTCTGGGCTCAGCGCGGCCGCGCTATACCAGCGCACCACTTCACGTCACCGGCATCGCACTGATGATCGTTGCTGTGGGAATGTTCGTTTCGGCGGTCGTGGGACTGGTCGACGGCGGTGCCGATCGCTGGACCGACGTGTGGTCGATGGCGGGGTCGGCCCTCGTCTCGGCCGGTGTCGGTGCCACGATGTGGTTCTTCACCGCCCTGCCCCGCCAACAGCTGCCCGCGGTCGCCTTCACCACCGTGTCGTTGTCGTGGATTGGTGTATCGGTCGTGGGTGCTCTGCCGTTCTTGTTCGCCGGCACGTTCGATTGGGCCTACGCGGACGACGCCTTGTTCGAGTCGATGTCTGGGTTCACCTGCACCGGTTCAACTCTCATAGGCGACCTGTCGCAGGTACCCAAGGGAGTCAGGTTCTTTCGTCAGATGACGCAATGGTTCGGCGGGATGGGGCTGATCGTCCTGGCCGTTGCAATCCTGCCTGCGCTGAAGGTGGGCGGTCTCGAGCTGATCGCCGCCGAGGCGCCGGGGCCCACCCCCGACCGCCTGACGCCCCAGGTTCGCGAGACCGCGAAGCGGCTTTGGATGCTGTACGGGTCGGTCACGGTGGTTATCGCGCTTGCCCTGATGCTGACCGGGATGGACCTCTACGATGCCGTTTCGCACGCCTTCACCACCGCATCGACGGGCGGCTTCTCGCCCTACAGCGCGTCGGCCGGTCACTTCGACAGTGCCCTGGTCGAGATCGTCCTGATCGTTGGGATGGTTTACTGCGGCGGCAACTTCGCTCTGCACTGGCAGGCGTTGAAGGGCGATTGGTCGGTGTATCACCGGGTCAGCGAGTTCAGGGTCTACCTGGGCATGACCATCGTGTTGATCCCCGTTGTGGCGGCCTTGAACGTCGAGCTCGATGTAGACCACGCCAGACGGGCGCTCGACGCAGCGTTCAACGTCACGACCGTGATAACCAGCACCGGTTTCGGCACCGCAGACTTCACATTGTGGGGGCCGGCCAGTCAGGTCTTGTTGCTGTTGTTGATGATCCCAGCGGGCATGACCGGGTCGACGTCTGGTGGCATCAAGACACTGAGGCTTCAGATACTGGTGAAATATGCGCTGCGCGAGATCGGGCGGGCCCGCCATCCACGGGCCATATCCCCGCTGCGGCTGGGGCCGGTGCCCGTGCGAGAAGAGGTCGTCAACCGGACCATGGGCTTCGTTCTGCTGTACCTGATGGCCACGCTGGTTGGTGGGGCGCTGGTCACGGCGTTTGGCACCGACCCGGTAACAGGCTTCTCGGCAGCCATCTCGGCGGCGGGCAACATCGGGCCGGCTTTGGGCGAGGCTGGTCCGGCATCGACCTTTGCAGTGATCCCGCGCCTGGCGCGTCCGGTCCTGATGTTCTTGATGCTGTTCGGCCGCCTCGAGGTGTTCCCGATGATCATCGCCGGGGCCATGCTGCTGCGGCCGCTGCGACGCTCGACCAGGCTCAGATTCCCCCGACCCTGA
- a CDS encoding GerMN domain-containing protein yields MASVLAACGIPVDDEPVPVALPSDFDLEPTTTTTTTIPEEIAANQRIIYLIRDGRLVPRLREIPEPITIDEVIAALLVGPTESELAQGDETRVPSDMDIGVTVSNEVLVLDIRGEFTEETPFLRFEGEARTQLIGQLVLTGLRANPDLAGVNFQENGLWRAVSNGAGELQELDADGVPIPLTTEDFATLRVGGI; encoded by the coding sequence GTGGCCTCGGTGCTGGCCGCATGCGGCATTCCCGTCGATGACGAACCGGTACCCGTGGCTCTTCCTTCGGACTTCGACCTCGAGCCCACCACCACAACGACGACCACGATTCCCGAAGAGATCGCTGCCAACCAGCGGATCATCTACCTGATCCGCGACGGTCGCCTGGTGCCAAGACTGCGAGAGATCCCCGAGCCAATCACCATCGACGAGGTCATCGCCGCCCTGCTGGTCGGTCCGACCGAGTCCGAGCTGGCTCAGGGTGACGAAACCCGCGTCCCGAGCGACATGGACATTGGGGTCACGGTCTCGAACGAGGTATTGGTGCTGGATATCCGGGGCGAGTTCACAGAAGAAACACCGTTCCTGAGGTTCGAGGGCGAGGCGCGCACCCAGCTGATAGGCCAGCTAGTCCTGACCGGCCTTCGCGCAAACCCCGATCTGGCCGGGGTCAACTTCCAAGAGAACGGCCTCTGGCGAGCGGTGTCCAACGGTGCGGGCGAACTGCAGGAACTCGACGCCGACGGGGTTCCGATACCGCTGACCACCGAAGACTTTGCGACGCTCAGGGTCGGGGGAATCTGA
- the trkA gene encoding Trk system potassium transporter TrkA: MRIIVVGAGEVGSYVAHRLSREGHDVVVIDRSRRRLREIDDELDVMTVLGSGSSPVVLSEAGLAKTDLVAALTDDDEVNLIACMQAKQAGVAQTVARLQNADLRGRAGLDVRRAVGVDMVIDPDEEIADEILELISFLGATDVREMAGGEILLIGCRLGPQAPALGRKMSDIGKDYDPNWEFIFGTVTRSGETIIVRGDYTLLEGDLLRVVCKRRGQGDLMELLGLKRQRIRRVMLLGGGRTAEKVAKVLCRRGVEVAVVERNYERCQELSEKLANALVLHGDITEVDLLVEEEVGTYDSVVALTGEDDANILACLFAKAEGARETVAVVHRLGLLSLLDQIGIDAALSPRTVSANNVLRFVRGDVAQVATFLEGDVEVIELEVQPGTVAVGKSIADLGLNHEILVAAILRDGKAEIARGRSVIRVRDHVVVFASPELVPEVHRVFG, encoded by the coding sequence GTGAGAATCATCGTTGTCGGGGCCGGCGAGGTCGGCTCCTACGTGGCTCATCGTCTGAGCCGTGAGGGCCACGACGTCGTAGTCATCGACCGCTCCCGGCGTCGCTTGCGAGAGATCGACGACGAGCTCGATGTGATGACCGTGCTGGGCAGTGGCAGCAGCCCGGTGGTGTTGTCCGAGGCCGGGCTGGCCAAGACCGACCTGGTGGCCGCCCTGACCGACGACGACGAGGTCAACCTGATCGCCTGCATGCAGGCCAAACAGGCCGGCGTCGCACAAACGGTCGCCCGCCTGCAGAACGCAGACCTGCGCGGCCGCGCCGGCCTCGACGTGCGGCGGGCCGTGGGCGTCGACATGGTGATCGACCCCGACGAGGAGATCGCAGACGAGATCCTCGAGCTGATCAGCTTCCTGGGTGCCACCGACGTTCGCGAGATGGCCGGTGGCGAGATCCTGCTGATCGGTTGCCGTCTGGGTCCGCAGGCTCCGGCGCTGGGCCGCAAGATGTCCGACATCGGCAAGGACTATGACCCCAACTGGGAGTTCATCTTCGGCACCGTGACCCGCAGCGGCGAGACCATCATCGTTCGGGGCGACTACACACTGCTCGAGGGCGACCTGCTGCGTGTGGTGTGTAAGCGCCGCGGCCAGGGCGACCTGATGGAGTTGCTGGGACTCAAGCGCCAGCGCATCAGAAGGGTGATGTTGCTCGGCGGCGGGCGCACCGCCGAGAAGGTCGCCAAGGTGTTGTGCCGCCGCGGTGTCGAGGTGGCCGTCGTCGAGCGAAACTACGAACGATGCCAAGAGTTGTCAGAGAAGCTGGCCAACGCGTTGGTGCTGCACGGCGACATCACCGAGGTCGACCTGCTGGTCGAAGAAGAGGTGGGCACCTACGACAGCGTCGTGGCGCTCACCGGTGAAGACGACGCCAACATCCTCGCTTGCTTGTTCGCCAAGGCCGAAGGTGCCCGTGAGACCGTCGCTGTAGTTCACAGGCTGGGGCTGCTGTCGTTGCTGGACCAGATCGGCATCGATGCCGCACTGTCTCCTCGCACCGTGTCGGCCAACAACGTGCTGCGGTTTGTGCGCGGCGACGTCGCCCAGGTAGCGACCTTCCTCGAGGGCGACGTAGAGGTGATCGAACTCGAGGTCCAGCCAGGCACGGTTGCGGTAGGCAAGTCCATCGCCGACCTGGGGCTCAACCACGAGATCCTGGTCGCAGCGATCTTGCGCGACGGCAAGGCCGAAATCGCCAGGGGCCGGTCGGTCATACGGGTTCGCGATCACGTGGTGGTGTTCGCCTCGCCCGAGTTGGTCCCCGAGGTCCACCGGGTCTTCGGATAG
- a CDS encoding ATP-binding protein — MGSRLRSVADVMAKRYKIVPTVVLADDLPDRSPTVIDEVARAVGEALNNAAKHSGADRITVFAEPDGDGVYCSVSDNGGGFDVGLARSQGRGLVKSIEHRIDKIGGRVAIRSSAAGTEVEIWVP, encoded by the coding sequence ATGGGTTCTCGCCTGCGGTCTGTCGCCGACGTGATGGCAAAGCGCTACAAGATCGTTCCCACCGTCGTGCTGGCCGACGACCTACCCGATCGCTCGCCAACCGTCATCGACGAGGTGGCTCGGGCGGTCGGCGAGGCGCTGAACAATGCAGCCAAGCATTCTGGTGCCGACAGGATCACCGTGTTCGCAGAACCAGACGGCGACGGTGTGTACTGCTCGGTATCCGACAACGGCGGCGGCTTCGATGTAGGGCTCGCTCGTTCGCAGGGCCGCGGCCTGGTCAAATCGATCGAGCATCGCATCGACAAGATCGGCGGTCGGGTCGCCATCCGGTCTTCGGCAGCCGGAACGGAGGTCGAGATATGGGTGCCGTGA
- a CDS encoding TrkH family potassium uptake protein, whose amino-acid sequence MSATSSTASLRLGGRWRLTSTTAHVTGIALVLVASGMALSGLVGWFDAGPDRGTDVWACMASAVLTGAVGVALWMTSRLPQRQLPSVAFRAVTVSWIAVSVAGALPFLFSGLIDWAHIDDALFESISGFTCTGSTILDDIDTAPSGVMFFRQLTQWFGGMGLIVLAVAVMPTLKVGGLELIAAEAPGPAPDRLTPRVQETAKRLWMLYAGLTAAIALALMVFARMGLYDALAHAFTAAATGGFSNHQASVAYFDSAMVEAILVVGMLVAGANFTLHWQALNGDWKVYSRVSEFRIYVGLFVGAVVLATALNVDLGASLVHTFRDATFNVASLMTSTGFGTVDFTLWGPASQVLLMLLMIPCAMTGSTSGGMKVLRLEVMAKYAIREISRARHPRAISPLRLGPVVVGEDIVARTMGFVLLYLTATLVGGALVTAAGTDPVSGFSAAITAAGGIGPGLGDAGPAHTFLDLPRLGRPVLMFLMLFGRLEVFPVIISIGAVLGMSRRATARVAGR is encoded by the coding sequence ATGAGCGCCACCTCGAGCACGGCTTCGCTTCGCCTGGGTGGCCGCTGGAGGCTTACGAGCACCACCGCCCACGTGACCGGCATCGCTCTGGTTCTGGTGGCTTCGGGCATGGCCCTTTCGGGGCTGGTGGGCTGGTTCGACGCGGGCCCCGACCGCGGCACAGATGTGTGGGCCTGCATGGCCTCGGCAGTGCTGACTGGCGCCGTCGGCGTTGCGCTGTGGATGACCTCGCGTCTGCCTCAACGCCAGTTGCCCAGTGTTGCGTTCAGGGCGGTCACGGTGTCGTGGATCGCGGTCTCGGTGGCCGGCGCCCTGCCGTTCTTGTTCTCGGGGCTGATCGACTGGGCGCACATAGACGACGCGTTGTTCGAGTCGATCTCGGGTTTCACCTGCACCGGCTCGACGATCCTCGACGACATCGACACCGCGCCCAGCGGTGTCATGTTCTTTCGCCAGTTGACCCAGTGGTTCGGCGGCATGGGCCTGATCGTGCTTGCTGTGGCGGTCATGCCAACGCTGAAGGTGGGTGGTCTCGAACTGATCGCCGCCGAGGCCCCCGGTCCTGCCCCAGACCGCCTTACCCCTCGTGTGCAAGAGACCGCCAAGCGGCTGTGGATGCTGTACGCAGGGCTGACGGCTGCCATTGCGCTGGCGCTGATGGTGTTCGCCAGGATGGGGCTTTATGACGCCCTGGCGCATGCTTTCACCGCAGCTGCGACCGGTGGGTTCTCCAATCATCAAGCCTCGGTGGCGTACTTCGACAGCGCCATGGTCGAAGCCATCCTGGTGGTCGGCATGCTGGTCGCCGGTGCCAACTTCACGCTCCATTGGCAGGCACTCAACGGCGACTGGAAGGTCTACTCGAGGGTCAGCGAGTTCCGTATCTACGTGGGCCTGTTCGTCGGAGCAGTGGTGCTGGCAACCGCCTTGAACGTCGACCTGGGCGCAAGCCTCGTTCACACGTTCCGAGACGCCACCTTCAACGTCGCGTCGCTGATGACCAGCACGGGTTTCGGCACCGTCGATTTCACCCTGTGGGGGCCCGCCAGCCAGGTGCTGTTGATGCTGCTGATGATCCCGTGCGCCATGACCGGATCGACCTCGGGTGGAATGAAGGTGTTGCGGCTCGAGGTCATGGCCAAGTACGCCATCCGTGAGATCAGCCGGGCCAGGCACCCGCGGGCGATTTCGCCGCTTCGCCTGGGGCCGGTGGTGGTTGGTGAAGACATCGTGGCTCGCACGATGGGGTTCGTGCTTCTGTATCTGACCGCCACCCTCGTGGGCGGCGCCCTGGTGACGGCCGCGGGAACAGACCCCGTCAGCGGTTTCTCGGCAGCCATCACGGCCGCGGGCGGCATCGGTCCTGGTCTGGGCGATGCAGGACCTGCCCACACCTTCCTCGATCTGCCCCGGCTCGGCCGGCCGGTGCTGATGTTCCTGATGCTGTTCGGCCGCCTCGAGGTGTTCCCGGTCATCATCTCCATCGGGGCGGTCCTGGGCATGAGCAGGAGGGCGACTGCGAGGGTGGCCGGCCGTTGA